A stretch of the Bacteroidota bacterium genome encodes the following:
- a CDS encoding winged helix-turn-helix transcriptional regulator: protein METRRDVFQAIADPTRRAILLLLASQAMTPNALAEEFNTSRQAVSKHIRILTECELVKQEQKGREIYYHIDTHKMKEIDKWIEQFKQIWETKFNQLDNVLLTLKKKKK from the coding sequence ATGGAAACCAGACGAGATGTATTTCAGGCGATTGCCGACCCTACACGCAGAGCAATCCTCCTTTTGCTTGCTTCACAAGCCATGACCCCCAACGCCCTGGCAGAAGAATTTAATACCAGCCGACAAGCCGTTTCAAAACACATCCGCATATTAACCGAATGTGAATTGGTGAAACAAGAACAAAAAGGACGAGAAATCTATTACCACATCGATACTCATAAAATGAAAGAAATTGATAAATGGATTGAACAATTCAAACAGATCTGGGAAACCAAGTTCAACCAATTGGATAATGTATTACTAACCCTTAAAAAAAAGAAAAAATGA
- the plsY gene encoding glycerol-3-phosphate 1-O-acyltransferase PlsY, whose protein sequence is MINSLNILLLLGGYLLGSIPTAVWIGKFFYKIDVREYGSGNAGATNTFRVLGKRAGIPVLRIDVLKGFAAVNLAYFSPYTIGGNQFINLELVLGIASLVGHIFPLFASFRGGKGIATLLGIVLGVHLYGALICMGIFIIILLISGYVSLGSMISALCFPVIVICVFQTTVPSLIIFSILIAIMVLITHQKNIERLIRKEESKAKLIKKKKKEEDVETLEVETKS, encoded by the coding sequence GTGATAAATAGTTTAAACATACTACTGCTTTTAGGCGGCTATCTTTTAGGCTCAATTCCTACCGCGGTTTGGATTGGGAAGTTTTTCTATAAGATTGATGTGCGTGAATATGGAAGTGGAAATGCGGGTGCTACCAACACCTTTCGGGTGCTTGGCAAAAGAGCCGGCATCCCAGTTTTGCGGATTGATGTTTTAAAAGGTTTTGCTGCTGTCAACCTCGCTTATTTTAGTCCGTACACCATTGGCGGAAATCAATTCATCAACTTGGAATTGGTTTTGGGCATTGCTTCGTTAGTCGGACATATTTTCCCATTGTTTGCATCGTTTAGAGGTGGAAAGGGAATTGCCACACTGCTTGGTATTGTGCTCGGAGTGCATTTGTATGGTGCATTAATTTGCATGGGCATCTTCATCATCATTTTATTAATTTCTGGATATGTATCGCTCGGATCCATGATTTCAGCCTTGTGTTTCCCGGTGATTGTGATTTGTGTTTTTCAAACCACCGTTCCTTCTTTAATCATTTTTTCTATTTTGATTGCAATCATGGTATTAATTACTCATCAAAAGAATATTGAGCGTTTGATTCGGAAGGAAGAATCGAAGGCCAAGCTCATTAAAAAGAAGAAAAAAGAAGAAGATGTAGAAACCTTAGAGGTAGAAACAAAATCATAA
- a CDS encoding type II toxin-antitoxin system RelE/ParE family toxin, whose translation MSKDKNTVREVFYYKRYYLTFFEKLKPEVKKKFNWTLHLISSQEKVPEKYLKHLTGTAGLYEIRVEVGSDIYRVFSFFDKGQLIILINGFQKKTEKTPKQEIYLAEKLKKEYFNEKEK comes from the coding sequence TTGTCAAAAGATAAAAACACTGTCAGGGAAGTCTTTTACTACAAAAGATATTATTTAACTTTTTTTGAAAAATTAAAACCAGAGGTCAAGAAAAAATTCAACTGGACTTTGCATCTTATTTCTTCACAGGAGAAAGTGCCTGAGAAGTATTTAAAGCATTTAACAGGAACAGCTGGTTTATATGAAATTAGAGTTGAAGTGGGAAGTGATATTTATCGGGTGTTTTCGTTTTTTGATAAAGGACAACTGATAATATTAATTAACGGGTTTCAAAAGAAGACAGAAAAGACGCCCAAACAAGAAATATATTTAGCAGAGAAATTAAAAAAAGAATATTTCAATGAAAAAGAAAAATAA
- the folP gene encoding dihydropteroate synthase: MAQDTDFSQKIQGIFDQRSMPLIMGILNVTPDSFFDGGNYTEEGAWLAQTEKMVREGATIIDIGACSTRPGSPQPSLQEESNRLIPVIRSLRKNYPEVLLSVDTYRSEIARQAITAGAHIINDISGGTLDPNMFETVAQLNVPYILMHIQGNPQTMQENPVYTDVVKEVHDYFSDNLKKLNTLGATKVILDPGFGFGKTVEHNYQLLQNLEKFQAFGLPVLAGLSRKSMINKLLNISSKNALNGTTVLNTIALQKGAKLLRVHDVKEAMEVVTILEKMKC; this comes from the coding sequence ATGGCACAAGATACTGATTTTTCTCAAAAAATACAGGGGATTTTTGACCAAAGGTCTATGCCCCTGATAATGGGCATTTTAAATGTCACCCCCGACTCCTTTTTTGATGGTGGAAACTATACGGAGGAGGGCGCTTGGCTTGCTCAAACGGAGAAAATGGTTCGTGAAGGTGCTACCATCATTGACATTGGCGCCTGCTCCACCCGTCCGGGTTCGCCCCAGCCGAGTTTGCAGGAGGAGTCGAACCGACTCATTCCCGTGATTCGTTCCCTCCGAAAAAACTACCCAGAAGTACTGCTTTCGGTGGATACGTATCGGTCCGAAATTGCACGTCAAGCCATCACTGCCGGAGCCCATATCATCAACGATATTTCGGGTGGAACGCTGGACCCGAACATGTTTGAAACGGTAGCGCAATTAAATGTTCCTTACATCCTCATGCATATTCAGGGAAACCCGCAAACCATGCAGGAAAACCCAGTATATACTGATGTGGTAAAAGAGGTGCACGACTATTTTTCGGACAACCTCAAAAAGCTGAACACGTTGGGTGCAACAAAGGTGATTTTAGACCCCGGATTTGGGTTTGGAAAAACGGTGGAACACAACTATCAATTGCTCCAAAATCTGGAAAAATTTCAAGCATTCGGACTTCCCGTTTTAGCAGGCTTGTCGCGAAAATCAATGATTAATAAGTTATTGAATATCAGTTCAAAAAATGCACTTAACGGAACAACTGTTTTAAATACCATTGCCCTACAAAAAGGTGCAAAATTGCTGCGTGTCCACGATGTAAAAGAAGCAATGGAAGTGGTAACGATTTTGGAGAAAATGAAGTGTTAG
- a CDS encoding DUF1599 domain-containing protein has translation MTKTFTQYNSAITTCKDIFIKKMKDYGTAWRILRTSSITDQIFIKAQRIRNIEDKGTQKINEDVRFEYIGIINYSIIGLIQLELKNDSRMELPADEVSKLFDKHSNEARGLMENKNHDYGEAWRDMRVSSLTDLILMKLLRIKQIEDNKGETIISEGIDANFHDMINYAVFALIKIEEEGQ, from the coding sequence ATGACAAAAACGTTTACTCAATATAATTCTGCGATAACGACTTGCAAAGATATTTTTATTAAAAAGATGAAGGATTATGGAACCGCTTGGCGCATCCTTCGCACCAGCTCCATCACCGATCAAATCTTTATCAAAGCACAACGTATCCGCAATATCGAGGACAAAGGTACTCAAAAAATAAATGAAGATGTACGTTTCGAATACATCGGCATCATCAACTATTCGATTATCGGTTTGATTCAGCTGGAGCTGAAAAACGACTCCCGCATGGAATTGCCGGCAGATGAAGTAAGTAAGCTTTTCGACAAACATTCGAATGAAGCACGCGGCTTGATGGAAAATAAAAACCATGATTATGGCGAAGCATGGCGCGACATGCGCGTGAGCTCATTAACGGATTTAATCCTGATGAAACTTTTGCGCATCAAGCAAATTGAAGACAACAAAGGCGAAACCATTATCTCGGAAGGCATTGATGCCAACTTTCACGACATGATTAACTATGCTGTGTTTGCCTTGATAAAGATTGAAGAAGAAGGACAATAG
- a CDS encoding lipocalin family protein, protein MKTIRLFIVLVCLLPILSVFGQVTPTTTDTITQQLKGTWYVVNGWPATKDTLVFKRVSRAPNNYGDRIEFSENGEFMDAYSAPCGNDDRSHHTKGKWTLDKNEMIIITTVPIYLDRPKNKILLLTPDTLVLLRLE, encoded by the coding sequence ATGAAAACCATTCGATTGTTTATTGTTTTAGTTTGCTTGTTGCCAATCTTAAGTGTATTCGGACAAGTGACCCCAACAACTACTGACACCATCACTCAACAGCTGAAAGGAACATGGTATGTAGTAAACGGTTGGCCAGCCACCAAAGATACCTTGGTTTTTAAAAGGGTATCAAGAGCACCCAATAATTATGGTGACAGAATTGAATTTTCAGAAAACGGAGAATTTATGGACGCTTATTCTGCCCCTTGTGGAAACGATGATAGAAGCCACCATACCAAAGGAAAGTGGACACTCGACAAAAATGAAATGATAATTATCACCACCGTTCCCATTTATTTAGACCGTCCAAAAAATAAAATCTTGCTGCTTACTCCCGATACCTTGGTCTTGTTGCGACTGGAATAA
- a CDS encoding SRPBCC domain-containing protein: MSTTLFNEFTVDKQTNTIHIKREFAADRPTVWDCYTKSEILDQWWMPKPWKARTKNMDFREGGNWHYAAVSPTGEEHWSITSYVKIEVEKMFLANNGFCDANGTINPNMPMSKWKMEFSDMGKNTLVYGQMQFPDLAQLEQNIAMGFKEGLTMAMENLDMMLAKR, translated from the coding sequence ATGAGCACGACCTTATTCAACGAATTCACTGTCGACAAACAAACCAACACCATCCACATCAAACGCGAATTTGCTGCCGACCGTCCCACCGTGTGGGACTGCTATACCAAATCCGAAATCCTCGACCAATGGTGGATGCCCAAGCCGTGGAAAGCACGCACCAAAAACATGGACTTCCGCGAAGGTGGCAATTGGCATTATGCAGCAGTTAGTCCGACCGGTGAAGAACATTGGTCCATCACCAGCTATGTGAAAATAGAAGTGGAGAAAATGTTTTTGGCAAACAATGGTTTCTGCGATGCCAACGGAACCATCAACCCCAACATGCCCATGTCCAAATGGAAAATGGAGTTTAGCGATATGGGAAAAAATACTTTGGTATACGGACAAATGCAATTCCCCGACCTGGCACAACTGGAACAAAACATTGCCATGGGCTTCAAAGAAGGCTTAACCATGGCTATGGAAAACCTGGATATGATGCTTGCGAAACGATAA
- a CDS encoding DoxX family protein, protein MRIITNIARVLVGLLFIFSGFIKANDAVGFGYKLVEYFEVFGTHFLVPIALPLAMFICIFEIVLGFTLLLGAKLKLTLWLSLLMIVFFTFLTFYSAYFQKVLSCGCFGDAIPLTPWQSFYKDLILLVLIILLFVGKQHINPLVGERFEKFLLVVVLLASTAFPIYTYNYLPIIDFRPYAIGKNIPEQTKGIPDELKYFYKLKDKKTGETKEFDKWPDGWDVTYDYVDSRTEVTKKGVEPKIKDFSISNLEGSDYTQDIIENPEYNFLLICYDLDKADTDAFGKINDFEALCKQDSVTFVALTSSGKETIEKFKSDLKTNVAFYNTDGTVLKTMIRSNPGLMLLKGGTVIDMWHYHSFPSYNDVKQKYLKN, encoded by the coding sequence ATGAGAATAATCACAAACATAGCGCGCGTATTGGTCGGCTTGTTGTTTATTTTCTCGGGTTTCATCAAAGCCAACGATGCTGTTGGGTTTGGCTATAAGCTGGTAGAGTATTTCGAAGTATTCGGAACACACTTCCTCGTGCCTATTGCCTTGCCATTGGCCATGTTCATCTGTATTTTCGAAATCGTTTTAGGATTTACCTTGTTGTTGGGCGCTAAGCTGAAACTCACACTCTGGCTCTCCTTGCTGATGATTGTGTTTTTTACCTTCCTCACATTTTATTCGGCCTATTTCCAAAAAGTATTGAGCTGTGGCTGTTTCGGTGATGCCATTCCATTAACACCTTGGCAATCGTTTTACAAAGATTTAATTTTATTGGTACTCATCATTTTATTGTTTGTTGGCAAACAACACATCAATCCTTTGGTGGGCGAACGTTTTGAAAAGTTCTTGCTGGTGGTGGTTTTATTGGCATCCACCGCTTTCCCGATTTATACCTACAACTATTTACCCATCATCGATTTCCGCCCGTATGCCATTGGAAAAAACATTCCAGAGCAAACCAAAGGCATTCCAGATGAGTTAAAATATTTTTACAAGCTGAAAGATAAAAAGACAGGCGAAACCAAAGAGTTTGACAAATGGCCGGATGGCTGGGATGTTACGTACGACTATGTAGACAGTCGCACCGAAGTTACCAAAAAAGGCGTGGAGCCGAAGATAAAAGATTTTAGCATTTCCAATTTGGAGGGATCGGATTATACACAAGACATTATTGAAAATCCGGAATACAACTTTTTGTTGATTTGTTATGATTTAGACAAAGCCGATACCGATGCTTTTGGAAAAATCAATGATTTTGAAGCACTTTGTAAACAGGACAGTGTAACGTTTGTGGCGTTAACTTCGTCCGGTAAAGAAACGATTGAGAAATTTAAGTCGGATTTAAAAACGAATGTTGCATTTTACAATACAGATGGAACCGTTTTAAAAACAATGATTCGCTCCAACCCGGGGTTGATGTTGTTGAAAGGCGGTACTGTGATTGATATGTGGCATTATCATTCGTTTCCATCTTACAACGATGTAAAACAAAAATATTTAAAGAACTAA
- a CDS encoding triose-phosphate isomerase: protein MRRKIVAGNWKMNKSLAQGLQLVDELLAADASAQVLKIIAPPFIHLSAVAEKLKARTDFALAAQDCHHLEVGAYTGEVSAEMIASTGATYVIIGHSERRLYRNETNDVLTQKITRALAANLTPIFCMGENLEQRNANTHLEAIRAQLKEGLFHLSATDFSKVVIAYEPVWAIGTGVTATSYQAQGVHDFIRTEINKKYGKGISENTIILYGGSCNAQNAKELFACVDIDGGLIGGASLKAVDFTAITNSF from the coding sequence ATGAGAAGAAAGATTGTCGCTGGTAACTGGAAAATGAATAAATCGCTGGCTCAGGGCTTGCAATTGGTGGATGAGTTGTTGGCAGCAGATGCGTCAGCTCAGGTATTGAAAATTATTGCACCGCCCTTCATTCATTTATCGGCTGTAGCAGAAAAATTAAAAGCACGAACCGATTTTGCCTTGGCAGCACAAGATTGTCATCACTTGGAAGTTGGAGCGTATACCGGAGAAGTGTCGGCAGAGATGATTGCTTCCACCGGAGCAACGTATGTGATTATCGGGCATTCCGAAAGACGCTTGTACCGCAACGAAACCAACGATGTATTAACACAAAAAATTACCCGTGCGCTCGCGGCCAACTTAACACCTATCTTTTGTATGGGAGAAAATTTGGAGCAACGCAATGCGAATACCCATTTAGAAGCCATTCGTGCACAATTGAAAGAAGGCTTGTTTCACCTTTCCGCAACCGATTTCAGCAAAGTGGTGATTGCGTACGAGCCGGTTTGGGCGATTGGTACAGGTGTGACGGCAACCAGCTATCAAGCACAAGGAGTGCATGATTTTATCCGCACCGAGATCAATAAAAAATACGGCAAAGGCATTTCAGAAAACACGATTATTTTATATGGTGGCAGCTGCAATGCTCAAAATGCAAAAGAGCTGTTTGCTTGCGTAGATATTGATGGCGGACTGATTGGTGGCGCTTCGTTAAAGGCGGTGGATTTTACAGCCATCACCAATTCATTCTAA
- a CDS encoding PH domain-containing protein → MQTLEDIKQQLKVVLANRPSVSIDLLFITVNTFNALPELMQDGEVIKGYCLGLVDQRQVQTPSGVWLVVCTNLRVLFVKKGLVSGVNHFSFPLESITTYTPKTGWFFGEVNLIAAGSAIQISQIGKADFRFFAETMKELLSKK, encoded by the coding sequence ATGCAAACACTCGAAGACATCAAACAACAGCTCAAAGTCGTTTTGGCAAACCGTCCATCGGTGAGTATCGATTTATTGTTTATCACTGTGAATACGTTCAACGCGTTGCCGGAATTGATGCAGGACGGGGAAGTGATCAAAGGCTATTGTTTGGGGTTAGTTGACCAACGTCAGGTTCAAACTCCTTCAGGTGTGTGGCTGGTGGTCTGTACCAATCTTCGGGTGCTGTTTGTTAAAAAAGGATTGGTATCTGGTGTGAATCATTTTTCGTTTCCCTTGGAAAGCATTACTACCTATACTCCAAAAACCGGTTGGTTTTTTGGAGAAGTAAATCTAATAGCAGCAGGTTCTGCTATCCAAATTTCTCAAATTGGAAAAGCAGATTTCCGCTTTTTTGCAGAAACGATGAAAGAACTGCTTTCGAAAAAATAA
- a CDS encoding ABC transporter permease — protein sequence MIKFIVKRLFYGFLVLLGVITVVFLLFNVLPGDPARMMLGQRADQASIDAINKDLGRDKPMTTQFLMYLNDLSPLSFHDEKNKEHYLYLSPEKYSSYVKLFPISSTKVAVLKYPYLRRSYITKRKVSDIVIETLPETAILAFSSITFGAIFGILLGIFSAIKKNSWFDKSSLIFAIFGMALPSFFMGLLIAWFFGFVLRDYTGLNNVGSLYSIDDFGDEHLDLKNLILPTITLGLRPLAIIIQLTRSSLLDVLSQDYIRTATAKGLSFYRVVFKHALKNALNPVITAISGWFAGLMAGAVFVEIIFNWKGIGYEVVDALNKNDLPVVMGATLIFAMIFVVINIGVDIVYGILDPRVRVQ from the coding sequence GTGATAAAATTTATTGTTAAACGTTTATTCTACGGTTTCCTAGTTTTGCTGGGTGTGATCACGGTGGTGTTTTTGTTGTTCAATGTATTGCCGGGAGATCCTGCGCGAATGATGTTGGGGCAACGTGCCGATCAAGCTTCAATTGATGCCATCAACAAAGATTTAGGTCGTGATAAACCCATGACCACTCAATTTTTAATGTACCTGAACGACCTTTCTCCTTTGTCGTTTCACGATGAAAAAAACAAAGAACATTATTTGTATTTGAGTCCGGAAAAATATTCTTCCTACGTAAAACTTTTCCCGATTTCAAGCACCAAAGTAGCAGTATTAAAATATCCGTATCTGCGCAGGTCGTACATCACCAAGCGGAAAGTATCGGACATTGTGATTGAAACACTTCCGGAAACGGCCATCCTCGCATTTTCATCCATCACGTTTGGCGCCATCTTCGGTATTTTGCTCGGTATCTTTTCCGCCATCAAAAAGAATTCCTGGTTCGATAAAAGCTCCTTGATCTTTGCCATCTTCGGAATGGCCTTGCCTTCGTTCTTTATGGGACTTTTAATCGCATGGTTCTTCGGCTTTGTGTTGCGCGATTATACCGGATTAAACAATGTGGGGTCGCTGTATTCGATTGATGATTTTGGAGACGAACACCTCGATTTGAAAAATTTGATTTTACCAACCATCACACTCGGCTTGCGTCCGTTAGCAATTATCATTCAGTTAACCCGTAGCTCGCTGTTGGATGTCTTGTCGCAAGATTATATCCGTACAGCTACTGCAAAAGGATTGAGTTTCTACCGGGTGGTTTTTAAACATGCGTTGAAAAATGCATTGAATCCTGTTATTACTGCTATTTCCGGTTGGTTTGCAGGCTTGATGGCCGGAGCGGTATTTGTTGAAATTATCTTTAACTGGAAAGGCATTGGCTACGAAGTAGTAGATGCATTGAACAAAAACGATTTACCTGTTGTAATGGGTGCCACCTTGATTTTTGCAATGATTTTCGTTGTGATCAATATCGGTGTCGACATCGTTTACGGTATCCTCGATCCACGTGTTAGAGTTCAATAA
- a CDS encoding helix-turn-helix transcriptional regulator, giving the protein MKKKNKNLTSFSDHLDKQYGKRGTKKREEYEEGFEAFKLGVMLQELRKEQGMTQEQLAEKCGTTKTYISRIENDASDIRFSTLMRIIQKGLGGHLTFKVQF; this is encoded by the coding sequence ATGAAAAAGAAAAATAAGAATTTAACATCATTTAGCGATCACCTTGATAAGCAATATGGCAAGCGTGGTACTAAAAAACGGGAGGAATATGAAGAAGGATTTGAAGCATTTAAACTTGGAGTAATGCTCCAAGAGTTAAGAAAAGAGCAAGGAATGACACAAGAGCAGCTCGCAGAAAAGTGTGGCACTACTAAAACATATATTTCCCGAATAGAAAACGATGCTTCGGATATTCGTTTTTCTACTTTAATGAGAATTATTCAAAAAGGATTAGGAGGTCATTTAACGTTTAAAGTTCAATTTTAA
- the prmA gene encoding 50S ribosomal protein L11 methyltransferase, with protein MNYVEVAVTVEPKQEGSDVLIATLSEFAFESFTETETGFNAYIKEEEYSEEEVALALGDFDDIYKIQFVAKTIPQQNWNKEWESSFQPIDVVGKCYIRAPFHEKKEGYALDVIIEPKMSFGTGHHDTTQLMIQVLMLLNVKNKSLMDMGCGTGVLAIVASKLGANPIEAVDIDDWSVENSIENLAKNNINNVLVHKGDAQILEGKIFHTILANINKNVLLKDMDQFKKSLEKGGNLLLSGFFETDIEELKAHAGKVGLKYEERYISNQWAALHFTN; from the coding sequence ATGAATTACGTAGAAGTTGCAGTAACCGTAGAACCCAAACAAGAAGGTTCGGATGTATTAATTGCAACCCTTTCCGAATTTGCATTCGAAAGTTTTACCGAAACAGAAACAGGTTTTAATGCTTATATCAAAGAAGAAGAATACAGCGAAGAAGAAGTAGCATTGGCGTTGGGTGATTTTGATGACATTTATAAAATTCAATTTGTTGCGAAAACGATTCCACAACAAAACTGGAACAAAGAGTGGGAGAGTAGTTTTCAACCGATTGATGTGGTTGGGAAATGTTATATCCGTGCACCGTTTCATGAAAAAAAGGAAGGGTATGCGTTGGATGTGATTATCGAACCAAAAATGTCGTTTGGCACCGGCCACCACGATACCACTCAGTTAATGATTCAAGTGTTAATGTTATTAAATGTTAAAAACAAATCGCTGATGGACATGGGATGTGGAACTGGGGTGTTGGCAATTGTTGCCTCCAAACTGGGCGCAAACCCTATTGAGGCGGTGGATATTGACGATTGGAGTGTTGAAAATAGTATCGAAAATTTGGCCAAAAATAATATCAACAACGTGCTTGTTCATAAAGGAGATGCTCAAATTTTGGAAGGAAAAATTTTTCATACTATCTTGGCTAATATTAATAAGAATGTGCTGTTGAAGGACATGGATCAGTTCAAAAAATCACTCGAAAAAGGCGGAAATTTATTGCTGAGTGGTTTTTTTGAAACAGATATCGAGGAGTTGAAAGCACATGCAGGAAAAGTTGGCTTAAAATATGAAGAGCGCTACATCAGCAACCAGTGGGCTGCGCTTCATTTCACAAATTAG
- a CDS encoding MepB family protein, with product MSTAIVPPELNTIKEVLYDACGFQLSDLKLNAESNEYEACSFVLNGKNIHARFSKITPTKTGQFVTIWKRNEDGITEPYSVSDTFDFLVITARSGNKYGQFIFPKAVLVAKGIVSQNGKGGKRGIRVYPPWDVAESKQAAATQSWQTKYFLRMDMELAEAMESAKKLLG from the coding sequence ATGAGCACAGCAATTGTTCCTCCGGAATTAAATACAATCAAAGAAGTCCTTTACGATGCTTGCGGTTTTCAATTGTCGGATTTGAAATTGAATGCAGAAAGCAATGAATACGAAGCCTGTTCCTTTGTTTTGAATGGAAAGAACATACATGCTCGTTTTTCAAAAATTACCCCAACCAAAACCGGACAGTTTGTGACCATCTGGAAACGAAACGAGGACGGAATAACCGAGCCATATAGCGTTTCGGATACTTTCGATTTTCTGGTAATTACTGCACGAAGCGGCAATAAATATGGACAGTTTATATTTCCAAAGGCTGTATTGGTGGCCAAAGGAATTGTCTCACAAAACGGAAAAGGAGGGAAGCGCGGGATTCGCGTGTATCCACCATGGGATGTAGCAGAAAGCAAACAAGCAGCTGCCACGCAAAGTTGGCAAACAAAGTATTTTCTGAGAATGGACATGGAGCTTGCGGAAGCGATGGAGAGCGCGAAAAAGCTGTTAGGGTGA